One Myotis daubentonii chromosome 3, mMyoDau2.1, whole genome shotgun sequence genomic window carries:
- the LOC132229177 gene encoding keratin-associated protein 8-1 encodes MNCGNFGNFSGAVFPGCYWGSYGYPLGYSVGCGYGSTYSPVGYGCGYGYGGCLSYRRYWPYGLY; translated from the coding sequence ATGAACTGCGGCAACTTCGGCAACTTCTCGGGCGCCGTCTTCCCCGGCTGCTACTGGGGCAGCTACGGGTACCCCCTGGGCTACAGCGTGGGCTGCGGCTACGGCAGCACCTACTCGCCCGTGGGCTACGGCTGCGGCTACGGCTACGGCGGCTGCCTCAGCTACCGGCGGTACTGGCCCTACGGCCTGTACTGA